One stretch of Nycticebus coucang isolate mNycCou1 chromosome 7, mNycCou1.pri, whole genome shotgun sequence DNA includes these proteins:
- the ZDBF2 gene encoding DBF4-type zinc finger-containing protein 2 isoform X2, producing the protein MIPDGSSKIQEVMKNIGKHLFSARHRALTRLSREEVLGTNSLMERFLQDVVQHHPHYCQENRPVQQEVIENPESPDVIHVADYFPEGDYEDEEEEEEEDEEEEEDEDEDDPGTREDTSSKGCKVVEESHVRPSIYQQCVQEVSVRPSVIQKLEKGRQQPLEFVNKIGPVLKKCNSVDTGQVTNNGNNLIRPPVIWNAPARPLPESSKGRPVITNVTKLPQAADLDSVNKRDPNKVEKHLEQVGGVFRKPMPSSSPETSLVSHQNPKESDRKALCINLDKLVLQKDVKSKGKTLSVDVKFFERMRTEGSLRVDTPSELEVDSAGNLSKTEMPSNKGIFEDASPEYHEASFSNMDYTQEAKHLVFNKSGFLDKKYSVSSELKFDCSSLQSSSHQPQKAARDLNVWKEVDQEGNNDEFRDSEVNFDCNAFHSLIDQSKVTAKEIDHSKEVYADLQYDNKSYGSETSSDGDDSLQLVTNQSQVIVKEGNLQNAVHISLVDQSYESSSSEMNFDYYGSPQSTNDYPLQHAKEVNLSKEAHIDLVDENYGSSGSEVSADSVFPLQSVVDRPPVVVTEIKLQKKVHSGLDDKNYESSCSETGFDSDVSFQSGVDHLQLTVKESHVKSRRVHMKLKKRKSSSAKARHDGAVSPDTVANDPQSTDEEIDILKEENSDFVDMDRESHSPEMAFYADAQVGHPSVAVNEMNPQKEDTDLESQSIHSSISSLSFDSSASSYQPPNDQLQGPLDEVNIKELNNDMETKSCTSSSSDLTFESDPPFTGQSQLDIGRNKHIGLEDESCESYSSEITFDSDIPLSVVDQPEISLYEEEVVDVESRSDEYCASEITSDCDIPLHSGDDQSEVDDVDDEEVIVENEEYAYLERKSDEPSGSDTSCDSYASLHAVSNSPDTAVKKLNPQQDQVYLKNTGKEPTDSELSLDYGVIFHSMTGHSKDPIKEIHLQKEEHVHLENKSAFEKSLNPNISLQSVANKPGVVVKEIRLQKEKHAEFEGKSADFSGSEPNLDSDVPHYSGAEPPIAIKKINGKKKRILENNNKCSGSEIILDSDVTSQSMSEKTQPSVLKEAHVDPEDESIEPKSLKTKLSINVPRHSVIDQPQQALLKEKHVNLEDKNSESRYSKTTFGTEQLREAFKKISLWEEEDISLKNKMHKPNGSKLICGSVSVQSVVDQPRVGGQQLNPRNEDEMYLEMKNRQYTCSKMSLKSDFVVRSILKPPQVAISEQKHRSILKPPQVAISEQKHIELEGKHNQSCASEISFDSDDPLQSVADQLRETVKEISLRKDEEADMEDKRDEAKDFRIMSDSDALQSAAGPAEQVVKKANLWKKRVALERKIIKPGHFKVYQHSNNPPQSVTNKIQGAIKERSVLRAEHVCLDDKGYEHNGSEIIYVSNIPLQSVIKQPQILEERHSNLEDKSSDPCVPEASFDSSDPFQSSTTPLQKAVKETNLWNEGHIYLEDKSYKLGGFEVNCDSATPVHFVPGQSPVSVKELEKNYQFCGSEIKCDSGIDFASEVDQSQVSDEETNLQREKHLGMEEKTSEPSDSEMCDSDVPFQIVLNQYPESVKETNLPKVVLVDVVPSDGDCEVISDPDIPLQLVTDSPQMTDPPQISCINAECIDDEEKSNDSFGSEVRYVCETLPPSVTSQSKETFKIINRKKDYIILGDSNCQPCSSEINVNVDASDQFMSYQSQEPERKKVKYNDPEDKQCESDHPKGKATSRPVTRQQKARKKASPRKNLRNTRRKGNSCKSSVSAKDFDASSDSVVHQLAEKGNLSKSKRTHLESMSCEPCGSQMNFQCDPSLQPDADQPQEAVNKTDLCEKASFHLEEKNHDSQSSSVPMVDSARNVEKAKEVVEDNSDEPVLEALPHVPPSFVGKTWSQIMREDDIKINTLVKEFREGRFHCYFDDDSKTKKVSPNKKKKRVTWADQQPNTASNEASSDGNDTAGSALEIVDPSMALDKPCHPPLPAERPPAQESQVPSPCQAVKFTLGTQTNTESCPATKRKLTRQEQDSPKSKRPNSRDKKKGKKNVRVAPVELPASCTKILRPMQSKALVYILSSLNIKLEEGECLHFSRLKHRKWDDDVRFRCRYKRNNIKYYDPLLKEIITNPPINIVLPEADQNNFPRVLTDNNSSAGDKDAGGQSSGTVPTRASRRKNNNSSQLTQKSEVPNTSEVPNTSEGPSSSEGPSSSEGPSSSEIPNGSNFQLVLLNRDNTKVCPGSLLNRFLRSQKKLQKKKVTTATETDFPEQGLKPGTHRQKKRTSEKQAIWIRTKPSDVITKYISKNTVFLRRKYQSRSIFSENYLNKTKSIVSTPKNLKRQTEMLLSSSVPPAHAREPLSAIAGPSKQPKKGSYRVARKKNTDNTAREKNASIRCDSKKESSGCVKPYALRSLSSAPQSDTRRIVTRLSNRLRR; encoded by the coding sequence GGATTCAGTTAACAAACGTGATCCAAACAAAGTTGAGAAACACCTTGAGCAGGTAGGCGGTGTCTTTAGAAAGCCTATGCCATCATCCAGTCCAGAAACTTCTTTAGTTTCACATCAGAATCCTAAAGAATCAGACAGGAAAGCTTTGTGTATAAATTTAGATAAATTGGTTTTACAGAAAGATGTAAAATCTAAGGGTAAAACTTTGTCAGTTGATGTAAAATTCTTCGAACGTATGCGTACTGAGGGGTCTTTAAGAGTAGACACTCCTTCTGAGTTAGAAGTAGACTCAGCAGGAAACCTGAGTAAAACAGAGATGCCTTCTAATAAAGGAATCTTTGAGGATGCCAGTCCAGAGTACCATgaggcatccttttctaatatgGATTATACCCAAGAAGCAAAGCATTTGGTTTTTAATAAGTCAGGCTTTTTAGACAAGAAGTACTCAGTGAGTTCTGAATTGAAGTTTGATTGTAGCTCTCTTCAGTCATCATCTCATCAACCCCAGAAGGCTGCACGAGACTTAAATGTTTGGAAAGAGGTTGACCAAGAAGGTAACAATGATGAATTTAGAGATTCTGAAGTGAATTTTGATTGCAATGCTTTTCATTCACTGATTGACCAATCCAAAGTGACTGCCAAAGAAATAGACCATTCCAAGGAAGTATATGCTGATTTACAGTATGATAATAAATCTTATGGCTCTGAAACAAGTTCTGATGGTGATGACTCTCTTCAGTTGGTTACCAATCAATCCCAAGTGATTGTTAAAGAAGGAAATCTGCAGAATGCAGTGCATATTAGCCTGGTTGACCAAAGCTATGAATCTAGTAGTTCTGAAATGAATTTTGATTATTATGGCTCACCTCAGTCAACTAATGACTACCCTCTACAGCATGCAAAAGAAGTCAATCTTTCTAAGGAGGCACACATCGATTTGGTTGATGAGAACTATGGATCTAGTGGCTCTGAAGTAAGTGCTGATTCTGTTTTCCCACTTCAGTCCGTGGTTGACCGACCTCCAGTGGTTGTCACAGAAATAAAACTTCAGAAGAAGGTTCACAGTGGTTTGGATGATAAGAACTATGAATCAAGCTGCTCTGAAACCGGTTTTGATAGTGATGTTTCTTTTCAGTCAGGAGTTGATCACCTGCAACTGACAGTCAAAGAAAGTCATGTGAAAAGTAGACGAGTCCACATGAAACTTAAGAAACGTAAATCCAGTAGTGCTAAGGCACGTCATGATGGTGCTGTGTCTCCTGACACAGTGGCCAATGACCCCCAGAGCACTGATGAAGAAATAGATATTCTGAAAGAGGAGAATTCTGACTTTGTAGATATGGACCGTGAGTCTCATAGTCCTGAGATGGCTTTTTACGCTGATGCTCAAGTTGGCCATCCTTCAGTAGCAGTTAATGAAATGAACCCACAGAAAGAAGATACTGATCTGGAAAGTCAGAGCATTCATTCTAGCATTTCTAGTCTAAGCTTTGATTCTTCTGCTTCTTCTTACCAGCCACCCAATGATCAGCTTCAGGGGCCTTTGGATGAAGTGAATATTAAAGAGCTAAATAATGACATGGAAACTAAAAGCTGTACGAGCTCCAGTTCTGACCTGACTTTTGAATCTGATCCTCCTTTTACTGGGCAGTCTCAGCTGGATATTGGAAGAAATAAACACATTGGCCTGGAAGACGAGAGCTGTGAGTCATATAGTTCTGAAATAACTTTTGATTCTGACATTCCTCTTTCAGTAGTTGACCAGCCTGAAATATCTCTTTATGAGGAAGAAGTTGTTGATGTGGAAAGTAGAAGTGATGAATATTGTGCTTCTGAAATAACTTCTGATTGTGATATTCCTCTTCATTCAGGAGATGATCAGTCTGAGGTAGATGATGTAGATGATGAAGAAGTAATTGTTGAGAATGAAGAGTATGCATACTTAGAAAGGAAGAGTGATGAACCCAGTGGTTCTGATACAAGTTGTGATTCTTATGCCTCTCTTCATGCAGTGAGTAATTCTCCTGACACAGCTGTTAAAAAACTCAACCCTCAACAAGACCAGGTGTACCTAAAAAATACGGGAAAAGAACCTACTGATTCAGAATTAAGTTTGGATTATGGTGTTATTTTTCATTCAATGACTGGACATTCTAAAGATCCCATTAAAGAAATACACCTTCAGAAAGAAGAGCACGTACACTTAGAAAATAAGAGTGCTTTTGAAAAATCTTTGAACCCTAATATTTCTCTTCAGTCAGTGGCTAACAAACCTGGAGTAGTTGTTAAAGAAATACGGcttcaaaaagaaaagcatgctGAATTTGAGGGTAAAAGTGCTGACTTTAGTGGTTCGGAACCAAATTTAGATTCTGATGTCCCTCACTATTCAGGAGCTGAACCTCccatagctattaaaaaaatcaatggaaaGAAGAAGCGTATTctagaaaacaataataaatgtaGTGGCTCTGAAATAATTCTGGATTCTGATGTCACATCTCAGTCAATGAGTGAGAAAACTCAACCAAGTGTTTTGAAGGAGGCCCATGTTGACCCAGAAGATGAAAGCATTGAACCTAAAAGTTTGAAAACCAAGTTGAGTATTAATGTTCCTCGTCATTCAGTCATTGACCAACCTCAACAAGCCCTTTTGAAGGAAAAACATGTTAATctggaagacaaaaacagtgaatCACGTTATTCTAAAACAACTTTTGGTACTGAACAACTTcgagaagcatttaaaaaaataagcctGTGGGAAGAAGAAGATATTAGCCTGAAAAATAAGATGCATAAACCTAATGGTTCTAAATTAATCTGTGGTTCTGTTTCTGTTCAGTCTGTGGTTGATCAACCTAGAGTAGGTGGTCAACAATTAAACCCAAGAAATGAAGATGAAATGTACTTAGAAATGAAGAACCGCCAGTATACTTGTTCTAAAATGAGTTTGAAGTCTGATTTTGTGGTTCGGTCAATACTTAAACCACCTCAAGTAGCTATTTCAGAGCAGAAGCATCGGTCAATACTTAAACCACCTCAAGTAGCTATTTCAGAGCAGAAGCACATTGAGCTGGAAGGTAAGCACAATCAGTCTTGTGCTTCTGAAATAAGTTTTGATTCTGATGACCCTCTTCAATCAGTGGCCGACCAGCTTAGAGAAACTGTTAAAGAAATAAGCCTTCGGAAGGATGAAGAAGCTGACATGGAAGATAAGAGGGATGAAGCTAAAGATTTTAGAATTATGTCTGATTCTGATGCCCTTCAGTCAGCGGCTGGCCCAGCTGAACAGGTAGTTAAGAAGGCTAACCTTTGGAAAAAGCGTGTTGCTTTGGAAAGGAAGATTATCAAGCCAggtcattttaaagtatatcaacATTCCAATAACCCTCCTCAGTCTGTGACTAATAAAATTCAAGGAGCTATTAAAGAAAGAAGTGTTCTGAGGGCGGAACATGTTTGTCTGGATGATAAGGGCTATGAACACAATGGTTCTGAAATAATTTATGTTTCAAACATTCCTCTTCAATCAGTGATTAAGCAACCACAAATTTTGGAAGAGAGGCATTCCAATTTGGAAGATAAGAGCAGTGATCCTTGTGTTCCTGAAGCAAGTTTTGATTCCAGTGATCCTTTTCAGTCATCAACTACCCCGCTTCAAAAAGCAGTCAAAGAAACAAATCTTTGGAACGAAGGGCACATTTACCTGGAAGATAAGAGCTATAAACTAGGTGGTTTTGAAGTAAATTGTGATTCTGCTACTCCTGTTCATTTTGTGCCTGGTCAGTCACCGGTGTCtgtcaaagaactagaaaagaacTACCAATTCTGTGGTTCTGAAATAAAATGTGATTCTGGCATCGATTTTGCATCAGAAGTTGACCAATCTCAAGTGTCTGATGAAGAAACAAACCTTCAGAGGGAAAAACATCTTGGCATGGAAGAAAAGACTAGTGAACCTAGTGATTCAGAAATGTGCGATTCTGATGTCCCTTTTCAGATAGTACTTAACCAATATCCAGAGTCCGTCAAAGAAACAAATCTTCCAAAAGTGGTACTTGTGGATGTTGTGCCCAGTGATGGTGATTGTGAAGTAATTTCTGATCCTGACATCCCTCTTCAATTAGTGACTGACTCACCTCAAATGACTGACCCACCTCAAATCAGTTGTATAAATGCAGAATGTATTGACGATGAAGAGAAAAGCAATGACTCTTTTGGTTCTGAAGTAAGATACGTTTGTGAAACCCTTCCTCCATCTGTGACAAGCCAATCCAAAGAGACTTTCAAAATAATCAACCGGAAGAAAGACTATATTATTCTGGGTGATTCAAATTGTCAGCCTTGTAGTTctgaaataaatgttaatgttgaTGCTTCTGATCAATTCATGAGTTACCAGTCACAAGAGCCTGAGAGAAAAAAGGTGAAATATAATGATCCAGAAGATAAGCAGTGTGAATCTGATCATCCTAAAGGAAAAGCCACTTCTCGGCCTGTAACCCGACAGCAGAAAGCTCGCAAAAAAGCCAGCCCTCGGAAAAATCTAAGAAATACTAGACGAAAGGGTAATAGCTGTAAATCCAGTGTTTCTGCCAAGGACTTTGATGCCTCTTCTGATTCAGTGGTACATCAACTGGCTGAAAAAGGAAACCTTTCAAAGTCAAAACGTACACATCTAGAAAGTATGAGCTGTGAACCTTGTGGTTCTCAGATGAATTTTCAATGTGATCCCTCTCTTCAGCCTGACGCTGACCAGCCTCAAGAAGCTGTTAATAAAACAGACCTATGTGAGAAGGCATCTTTTCATCTGGAAGAAAAGAACCATGATTCCCAATCAAGCTCTGTTCCCATGGTTGATTCTGCAAGGAACGTGGAAAAAGCAAAGGAGGTTGTCGAAGATAATTCTGATGAACCAGTTCTTGAAGCCTTGCCTCATGTCCCTCCTTCATTTGTGGGGAAAACATGGTCTCAAATAATGAGAGAAGATGACATAAAAATTAACACTCTTGTCAAGGAATTTAGGGAAGGTCGTTTCCACTGTTACTTTGATGATGACTCTAAGACCAAAAAAGTTTctccaaataagaaaaagaaaagggttaCCTGGGCTGACCAGCAGCCGAACACTGCTTCCAATGAAGCTTCATCAGATGGTAATGATACTGCAGGTAGTGCTTTGGAAATTGTTGACCCTTCAATGGCCTTAGATAAACCATGCCATCCTCCTCTTCCAGCAGAGAGGCCTCCTGCACAAGAGAGTCAGGTGCCTTCTCCATGCCAGGCTGTGAAATTTACCCTTGGAACGCAAACCAATACTGAGAGTTGCccagcaacaaaaagaaagctaACTAGACAAGAGCAAGACTCACCAAAAAGTAAGCGCCCAAATTCACGAgataagaaaaaaggcaaaaaaaatgtcAGAGTTGCTCCAGTTGAATTACCTGCATCATGTACTAAAATTTTGAGGCCTATGCAATCCAAAGCCTTGGTCTATATTCTGTCTTCTCTAAATATTAAGCTGGAAGAAGGTGAATGCCTTCACTTCTCCAGATTGAAGCACCGGAAATGGGATGATGATGTACGGTTTAGGTGCAGATATAAGCGGAATAACATCAAGTATTATGACCCATTATTGAAGGAAATTATAACTAATCCTCCAATAAACATAGTATTGCCAGAGGCAGACCAGAATAACTTTCCTAGAGTTCTGACTGACAACAACTCCAGTGCCGGAGACAAGGATGCTGGTGGACAAAGCTCTGGGACAGTGCCAACAAGAGCTTCACGTCGTAAGAACAATAACTCTTCTCAGTTAACACAAAAATCAGAGGTTCCAAATACTAGTGAGGTTCCGAATACTAGTGAGGGTCCGAGTTCTAGTGAGGGTCCGAGTTCTAGTGAGGGTCCGAGTTCTAGTGAGATTCCAAATGGAAGTAATTTCCAGCTGGTTCTTTTAAATCGTGACAATACCAAAGTCTGCCCAGGATCACTTCTAAATAGGTTTTTGAGAAGtcaaaaaaaacttcaaaaaaaaaaagtgacaactgCTACTGAGACAGACTTTCCCGAACAGGGTTTAAAACCAGGTACTCACCGGCAGAAAAAGAGAACATCTGAAAAACAGGCCATCTGGATTCGGACCAAACCAAGTGATGTAATTACAAAGTACATTTCAAAAAACACTGTGTTTTTACGTCGTAAATATCAATCCAGGAGCATTTTTAGTGAGAATTATCTCAACAAGACAAAATCTATTGTCAGTACGCCAAAGAACCTGAAGAGACAAACGGAAATGCTTCTGAGTTCCTCAGTTCCACCAGCTCATGCTAGAGAGCCATTAAGTGCTATAGCAGGTCCTTCAAAGCAGCCCAAGAAGGGCTCCTACCGTGttgcaagaaaaaagaacactgatAATACTGCAAGAGAAAAGAATGCTAGTATAAGATGTGATAGCAAAAAGGAAAGTTCTGGATGTGTAAAACCATATGCTCTGAGAAGTTTATCTTCTGCACCACAGTCTGACACACGTAGAATTGTGACTCGGCTCTCAAACAGATTGAGaaggtaa